The Aedes aegypti strain LVP_AGWG chromosome 1, AaegL5.0 Primary Assembly, whole genome shotgun sequence sequence TTGCCATTCGTGTATATCTTCTTTTAAAAAGTTCCATCATTTTTACTGTGCATACACAGCATATGAATGTCATTTCGACGGCTTCCTCTCCCTGTCGCTCTCTCCGTATGCTGTGAGATGCGATATCCACTGAATCAATATTCGGCTTTACCCTGGTTTGAAGCTCTCTGCTTTCTCAGCACCGTCATTCAATCTCCTATCAGCTGTCCGACAGAAAGGAAGCTATTCTCTGTTTGTCTTCCAGATTGGTGCCGGCTGTGCCtgtgtttttacttttttaataACGTTTAAATACGCTTTTTGTTTTGCATTACAGTCAGTCGAATGCCTCCGTTACTATTACTTGCTAATTGATAAGGGTGAAGTTTTAACGATAGATTGAGTCATACTAGGAGATGTGTTTTGGTGTACTGTTATACACATAGCAGATTGTaagtattttcaaatttaatttgtaAGATACAATTGAACAAATATTATAACTTGCTATTTTTGTAGTTTCAACTCGAACATGAACACCAAAGAAACTCATTCTCTGATATTGGGGTTGCTCGTCATTTGTCTAATGACGGCTCAAATCAGTGCCAAATATGAATACCAAATCAAGTATCTGGATGTTCCGTTGGACCATTTTACGTATGTGAACGAAAGTGTCACATTTAAAATGAGGTTAGTGTAGCGCTACGGTTCAAAGCAGTCGTCACATTAATCTACCATTGACACAATACCTTTACAGATACCTGGTCAATGACACCTACAATCCGGATGGGAAAGGCCCCATCCTGTTCTACACTGGTAACGAGGGTGATATCGAAAACTTTGCCCAGAACACCGGATTCATGTGGGACATTGCGCCCAAGTTGAAAGCGTCGCTCGTTTTTGCGGAACATCGCTTCTACGGCAAAACGCTTCCATTTGGGAACGCTTCCTACGAATCTCCGAAGCATCTGGGGTACCTCAGTTCGGAACAGGCGTTGGCGGATTTCGCCGATCTGCTGGCGGAGATTAATCCTTCCAATCGGTCAACCCGTGGTCGACCGGTAATTGCCTTCGGTGGTTCTTACGGGGGAATGTTGGCCGCGTGGTTCCGCATGAAGTATCCGCATCTGGTTACCGGTGCCATCGCGTCCTCTGCTCCGATTCGTCAGTTCGACACTGATTGCGGCGTGTTCAGTCAGATTTTAACATCGGTTTTTAGCGTTGCGTATACCAGGGAATGTTCATTGAATATTGCCAGATCGTGGGATACTCTGAAGAACTACTCCTCGACTGCTGACGGCTTGAAAACGTTGAAGGACAAGTTCAAGTTCTGTGGGAACATCACCAAGGCAGAGGATATCACCGAGACATTCTTCGATTACCTCACAGATGTTTATGGAAACTTGGCCATGATAAACTACCCGTACAATTCTAGTTTCCTGGCACCGGTTCCGGCGTATCCGGTGAGGGAATTTTGCGGTCGATTGGCTCAGAACTTCACCGGGCTCGAATTAATTGGCCGTCTGCAGGAGGCGTTGAGTATCTACTCGAATTACACCGGTAAGACCAAGTGCCTGAACATCGCGAATGCCTACGATGACAATATGGGAACATCCGGATGGGATTTCCAATCGTGCACGGAAATGTGGATGCCAATGTGCTCCGAGGGATCCGGAAAAGACATGTTCCCGAAGAAGGCTT is a genomic window containing:
- the LOC5579822 gene encoding lysosomal Pro-X carboxypeptidase; this translates as MNTKETHSLILGLLVICLMTAQISAKYEYQIKYLDVPLDHFTYVNESVTFKMRYLVNDTYNPDGKGPILFYTGNEGDIENFAQNTGFMWDIAPKLKASLVFAEHRFYGKTLPFGNASYESPKHLGYLSSEQALADFADLLAEINPSNRSTRGRPVIAFGGSYGGMLAAWFRMKYPHLVTGAIASSAPIRQFDTDCGVFSQILTSVFSVAYTRECSLNIARSWDTLKNYSSTADGLKTLKDKFKFCGNITKAEDITETFFDYLTDVYGNLAMINYPYNSSFLAPVPAYPVREFCGRLAQNFTGLELIGRLQEALSIYSNYTGKTKCLNIANAYDDNMGTSGWDFQSCTEMWMPMCSEGSGKDMFPKKAWDEKKFSDDCFKKFGVRPKKTVALTTYGGLYLDGASNIVFSNGLMDPWSGGGVLQSPNNAIKVVLIPEGAHHIDLRAADENDPGSVRGARQVHLQNIQMWIKQYRKMMG